A genomic region of Manihot esculenta cultivar AM560-2 chromosome 15, M.esculenta_v8, whole genome shotgun sequence contains the following coding sequences:
- the LOC110600827 gene encoding uncharacterized protein LOC110600827, producing the protein MEKKGCLRAFSSPELVPSSPVKTIQPEDYSLEGIATNVKLLLKIIQEHNGASTNDDRKAQRIAGMITILDDVKSRIQKSQTAKKRLAELRRCNTELRPSGTPRDRKSQEPVTGDDNQKLRKQLTASLSARKSLEVMCSSLGKEKEIMAGELARKVHELDGMEELVGDLKAQNGTLLTKLRSNFAEKKSSVGDVQVNAALQDRNKTLSEQLLKSLDSYRYLKRKYKNAKEENSEIRKTIEEIGVDVCAGLERIRSFRQRKASSKDQIANMEEEISAVEQMFERFNMKISKHEEKNIECSKPKAEINASKPPVLA; encoded by the exons ATGGAGAAAAAAGGCTGTCTTCGGGCATTCTCATCTCCTGAATTAGTACCTTCTTCTCCTGTCAAAACTATACAGCCAGAAGATTATAGTTTAGAAG GCATAGCCACAAACGTAAAGCTGCTGCTAAAAATAATTCAAGAGCATAACGGAGCCAGCACTAACGATGACCGGAAAGCGCAACGGATTGCTGGAATGATCACCATCCTAGATGATGTTAAATCGAGGATTCAAAAGTCTCAAACTGCCAAGAAAAGATTAGCTGAGCTCAGGCGGTGCAACACAGAACTTAGGCCTAGTGGCACTCCTAGAGACAGGAAATCACAAGAACCGGTGACGGGCGATGATAATCAGAAGTTGAGAAAACAGCTCACTGCAAGCTTATCCGCAAGAAAGAGCCTAGAAGTTATGTGCTCCAGCTTGGGAAAGGAAAAGGAAATTATGGCCGGTGAGCTTGCCAGAAAAGTTCATGAGTTGGACGGAATGGAGGAACTTGTCGGCGATCTGAAGGCACAAAACGGTACATTGTTAACAAAACTACGATCCAATTTCGCAGAGAAGAAAAGCAGCGTAGGGGATGTTCAAGTGAATGCAGCTCTTCAGGATCGTAACAAGACACTTTCGGAGCAACTCTTAAAGTCCCTTGATAGTTATCGATATTTAAAGAGGAAATACAAGAACGCAAAAGAGGAGAACTCAGAAATTCGAAAGACAATCGAAGAAATTGGGGTTGACGTATGTGCAGGACTTGAACGGATCCGCAGCTTCAGGCAAAGAAAGGCGTCGAGCAAGGATCAAATAGCAAATATGGAAGAGGAGATTTCAGCGGTAGAGCAAATGTTCGAGAGATTTAACATGAAAATCTCCAAGCACGAGGAGAAGAATATTGAATGTTCTAAGCCAAAAGCTGAGATCAATGCCAGTAAGCCTCCTGTTCTCGCATGA